The genomic DNA TCTTTTTTGTGTCTAGATCCTCCACCAAATGAGTTTGTTTTTCCATCTCCATCGCCTTCGTCATCTTTTGAAATTATGTTTGAGTCATAAATATTTTCTCCTTCTACTTTTAAGAATTTTACAACATTTTTTAACTCTTCTTCAGAGATAAAAGCTCCTTGAATACGAACGGGTTTTGAAAGGTCGGCTGTTTGTAAAAGCATATCTCCTTTTCCGACTAGTTTTTCAGCCCCAGGAGAATCCAAGATTGTGCGAGAATCAATAAGTGAAGCCACAGAAAAAGCAATTCTACCAGGGATATTTGCTTTCATAAGACCAGTAATAACATCTACGCTTGGTCTTTGTGTTGCGACAATTAAGTGAATTCCTACAGCTCTAGCCATCTGTGCCAAACGAATAATTCCAGACTCTACCTCGTTCGCTGCAGTTGCCATAAGATCAGCAAGCTCATCTACAATAAAAACTATATGCGGTAATTTTGTGTCCGGGTGTTTCAAATTGTAAGAAGTAATGTCTCTATTTCCTGCTTTTGCAAGAGTTTCAAAACGCCTATCCATTTCGTTTATTGTCCAGCGAAGAGCGTTTACAGTGTCTTGAGTATTCGTTATTACAGGTGTCAAAAGATGGGGAATTCCATTATAAAGAGTAAGTTCTACTCTTTTTGGGTCAACCATAATCATACGAAGTGTTTCTGCTGTGTTTTGAAAAAGTAGACTCATTATAACTGTGTTCATACATACAGTTTTTCCAGATCCTGTAGAGCCTGCTATCAAAAGATGTGGCATCTTTGGTAGATCAGCAAACCAAACCTTACCACCCACATCTTTTCCAAGTGCTATCATCATTCCATGTTTTCTTGCTTTAAAAATCTTACTTTCTAATAACTCTCGAATACTCACTAGTGCTGCTTTTTGGTTTGGAACCTCTATCCCAACCAAAGATTTTCCAGGTATTGGAGCTTCAATTCTAATGGGATGAGCGGCCAAAGCAAGTGCCAAATTGTTTGTAAGAGATGCAATTTTAGAAAGCCTTACTCCGCGTGCGGGTGTAAAAGAGTATTGAGTGACTGTTGGTCCAACACGAACTTCTCCAATTTCTACATTTACTCCAAAATCGCTAAGTGTTTCTTGAATAATTCTAACATTTAATTTTATATCTCCGCTTGTCGGTTTTCCTTTTCTAGTGGTTAAAAGTCGAATTGGTGGCAAGTCTTTAATTACAACTTTTTGACCCCATGACTCATCTTCGGGTTTTTTTTCTGGTTTTGCAAGAAGCTCTTCTTTACTTTTTATCTTACGAGCCAGAAAATTACCAACACGACTTTCATTATCACTTTCTGTACTTCCTTCTTTTCCGTACATTCCATTTATTTTTATATCATCTTTTTTGGGCTTGCTTTCAAAAAACTCTGCACCACCAATAGTATTTTTGCCGATAGATCCTACACTTCCCAAAGCTTTTCTATTTAAGTGTATAAAATAGACTATACTTGTGTTGAAAAGTAGTAAAAGCGAAACACATACAAAGCCTATTAATAAAATTAAACCCGCGGTATTGCCTAAGTATGTTTTTAATGGCCAAGCAAACATTCCAAAAATACCTCCACCTTCTCCGTCTAATGCTTTTAGCCACATCTGACTTGCATCAAATTTTAAATGAAGTAATCCGGCGGTAGATAAGAAAAATAAAAAAGCACCAATTCCATGAGTTGTTTTGTAGTTGTATTCTACATCTTTTACAAAAAACCAGGCTAAAATTGCCAGTACAATAGGTACAAAGTATCTGGAAAATCCAAATAGTGAGCTTAAAATCCATTTATCTATTATAATTCCGACTGTTCCAGCATTTTGAAAAAAACTTAAAGTAACAATTATTGCTAAAACTAAAATAAGAATCGCAATAATACCGCGAGATAAGTTGGGATTAAAGGCGTCTATCTGTTGCTTTTTCTTTCTTGGCATAAAATTATAATGGTTTGTCTGCGTATTAGGTTGTGCTATAATATAGAATAAATAAATTATATCATAGGAATCATCTTAATAAAACATCTTTAAAGTAGTTTTTACTAAAACGGTCTGTGTTTATTTGACAAAATTAAGATAATAGTATATAATTATGTTCGCTTTTATTTTCACTTATTTTTGTCGTTTATTTTCGATGAAATTAAGTGTAAAGCAAGGGTAATGACCGCTTTAAAAAATCTACGCCAAACGATAACAAATCGTGAGTGCGCGGGTTATTGCACGGGAGTGTACAAAAGTAGGAAACCATGCAACAAATCGAAAGAGGGATAAATTAAAAGTAATTAAGAGCGTTCTTAAGTAAAGAGCGTATTTTTTGTTAATTAAATAAGGAAATTTAGTATAAAAAATTTGACTTTTTCAAATTTTTACATTTTTTAAATCATAACACACTTAGATTTTTCATTCCAAAGAAAATTCTATTAATTGTTTCTTATAGGAATTATGCCAATATACAAGAGACAGCCATTAAAGACAAAACAGCGTAAATTTTTTACAAAATTTAGCTCTAGTTTACCTGTTCCAGATCTTATTCAGGCTCAAAAAGATTCTTACAGTTGGTTCTTAAGAGAGGGTATCAAAGAACTTTTCGAGGAGGTTTCTCCTATTAACGATTTTACAGGTCGTGATTTAGAGCTTTATTTTGAAGACTATTTCATAGATGAGCCAAAATTTGATGAAACAACTTGCCGAGAAAAGAATATTACTTTCGAGGCTCCACTTCGCGCTACAGTTAAATTATTAAACAAAAGAACAGGAAAATCAACTAAACAGGAGATTTACCTTGGGGATATGCCACTTATGACAGAGCGTGGCACTTTTGTAGTAAATGGAATTGAGCGTGTTGTAGTTTCACAACTTATCAGAAGTCCGGGAGCATTTTTTACAGCAACCAACCTTCGCGGACGT from Candidatus Magasanikbacteria bacterium includes the following:
- a CDS encoding DNA translocase FtsK codes for the protein MPRKKKQQIDAFNPNLSRGIIAILILVLAIIVTLSFFQNAGTVGIIIDKWILSSLFGFSRYFVPIVLAILAWFFVKDVEYNYKTTHGIGAFLFFLSTAGLLHLKFDASQMWLKALDGEGGGIFGMFAWPLKTYLGNTAGLILLIGFVCVSLLLLFNTSIVYFIHLNRKALGSVGSIGKNTIGGAEFFESKPKKDDIKINGMYGKEGSTESDNESRVGNFLARKIKSKEELLAKPEKKPEDESWGQKVVIKDLPPIRLLTTRKGKPTSGDIKLNVRIIQETLSDFGVNVEIGEVRVGPTVTQYSFTPARGVRLSKIASLTNNLALALAAHPIRIEAPIPGKSLVGIEVPNQKAALVSIRELLESKIFKARKHGMMIALGKDVGGKVWFADLPKMPHLLIAGSTGSGKTVCMNTVIMSLLFQNTAETLRMIMVDPKRVELTLYNGIPHLLTPVITNTQDTVNALRWTINEMDRRFETLAKAGNRDITSYNLKHPDTKLPHIVFIVDELADLMATAANEVESGIIRLAQMARAVGIHLIVATQRPSVDVITGLMKANIPGRIAFSVASLIDSRTILDSPGAEKLVGKGDMLLQTADLSKPVRIQGAFISEEELKNVVKFLKVEGENIYDSNIISKDDEGDGDGKTNSFGGGSRHKKDLLFDDAKKLVIEAGKASASYLQRRLRVGYARAARLMDELEDAGIIGPQQGSKPRDILVDTSIAEVPLSQEEISNIPQTNDTGAELNIFQEEVKNQESVDIKINEQIDNPYDEEQ